Genomic window (Kazachstania africana CBS 2517 chromosome 10, complete genome):
atcCTCTTTCCCATCCCTTACTTCTTGTTCCTCAATCTACTCGACACTCTTGTAGTGGGACGTGCAGCTTTTGGCGATTCAGGCTTTGGAGGCTTTTCCTGTTTAcgtttctttctttttggcGATGTCTCTGGTGTCTCTGTCTTAACATGGGAAGAATGTCTCGTTCGTGCGCCAATTGGTTCATTATCCTTCTGTGGAAGTTGACGTTTACCCTTTTGTTTTGGCTTCTCCTGTACTTCTTCGTTAATATCAGCCTGCTCTTCTTCGTCTACCTTCGTCTTTTTAGCTTTAGgccttcttttctttggtatattttcttcaagttcCACCGAACCATCTCTCtgttcttcttgttcttcttcctcctcttcGCTATTTTCCTGAGGTTCCACCTCTTCATTATTCTCCTGAGGCTCTTCCTTATTCTCGTCTTTCAATTCAGTAGACTTCTCTCCTTCATCACTAGTATGCTCTTCCGGTGTAATTGATCTGTTTCTAGTAGATCTTCGTATACGTGGGGCAGATCTAGTCTTTCTTTGTACATTTCCATCTTCTATCccttcttcctcttccttttcttcttgtttttcTACAACTGcttcttccttctttgCTTCCAATGTCTCTTCtttgtcattttctttcttagaTCCTTCACCAGTGTCCAACTTTTCTTGTTCCACCATCCCAGTAGAGGcaacttcttcaacttctttcGAAGCCTCCGTAACCAGTTCCTCTTCTGACagttcttcttcctccttTGCACCTGTTTTGGCATTCTCCAGTATCAATTCACCGTACTCATCCCATGGTAATGCAAAATCTTTCTTGTTGAAAACGTGAAGTTTACTTATATCTTTGTTACTATTTTCCATTGCAGAGACTTCCAACTTATCAGCCTCCTCGAGATTGTAATACTGTCTCAGTTTCTGCCATATATCATCGGCAGTAAATGACTTGGTCTGAACATTCTCCTTCTGAAGCAACGTAACTGGATACTCTTCCGGATTGTTCATTCTAGTAACAATACACATCATATGAAAATGCTTATGCAACCCGGCGGGCTTAAACTCAGAAACCCATCTCAACAAACGTATTTCATCCACAACACTCCATTCAATCGTCATAATGACTACACGCAGCTATCTTTTGCcaatttgatttgtttGTTTCTTCTGCTCATCTAGCCTtgattttccaataaacaTTCGGCGATATAGTAATATCATattacaagaaagaaaaatattagaaGCGATATCAACtaatgaaatattgaagagtTACACTTCGATTTTTGGTAGTGGAAACTTTGTCAGGCCTATAAGAAGCAGGTGGTATGCCCAAGAAAGCAATTCTATTAAAATCCTTGACTAGAGGTCGAATTCGTGCCtctttcaacaaatataaCCTATTTAATCTTTACAAAAAGGGTCAGATAGATTTCAAAACCAAGACGTTATATCAACAGAAGTGGCTGGCGAAGCAGGAAACGAGAGCGTATCATGGGGAATTTCTGACAGAAGGTAGATGGAATGCcatttttgattcaaaattggattcTGTGGCTCAATTGGATGCATCATTACGTGGAGATCAAGAGAAGATAAAGGAGACACCGTACCTTCTACAAACCTTTGCCGCCCTTGAGAAGAGATTAGACTTTGCATTATTCCGTGCCATGTTTGCATCATCTGTAAGACAGGCGAGACAGTTTATCCTACATGGTAATGTAACGGTCAATAATATTAGAATACGTCACCCAGGTTACATACTGAAACCTGGTGATATTTTCCATGTAAAACCTGACAAAGTGTTAGAAGCATTAGGTGCGAAAAAACCAAGTCTCAATGAAGCCATAAAAGTGGATAAGACACAGATTACTTTATGGAATAGATATGTGAAGAAAGTTAAGACTTCACCAAGAAGAGTCTGGGAAGATAAAATGGCTAAATATAGAAGTCTTCCAGATTCTAGTATTAAAAAACAATC
Coding sequences:
- the EAF7 gene encoding Eaf7p (similar to Saccharomyces cerevisiae EAF7 (YNL136W); ancestral locus Anc_2.130) gives rise to the protein MTIEWSVVDEIRLLRWVSEFKPAGLHKHFHMMCIVTRMNNPEEYPVTLLQKENVQTKSFTADDIWQKLRQYYNLEEADKLEVSAMENSNKDISKLHVFNKKDFALPWDEYGELILENAKTGAKEEEELSEEELVTEASKEVEEVASTGMVEQEKLDTGEGSKKENDKEETLEAKKEEAVVEKQEEKEEEEGIEDGNVQRKTRSAPRIRRSTRNRSITPEEHTSDEGEKSTELKDENKEEPQENNEEVEPQENSEEEEEEQEEQRDGSVELEENIPKKRRPKAKKTKVDEEEQADINEEVQEKPKQKGKRQLPQKDNEPIGARTRHSSHVKTETPETSPKRKKRKQEKPPKPESPKAARPTTRVSSRLRNKK